In Microbacterium sp. 1.5R, the following are encoded in one genomic region:
- a CDS encoding amidohydrolase, whose protein sequence is MTGAADSVATLSGVRVSGPGKEFLIDDEPVDIFIEDGRISDIAPAGALPPQGRILDGNGAWAVPGLWDNHVHTVQWALAAERVALGGAGSASEAAAIMSSAAPLPDGRKVGSGFRDAMWPDQPSLALLDSATGEVPTYLINADVHSTWLNSAALRLEGFDSPDGMLREEQAFEISRRLNAVDPERGDRAVRDAGERAASRGITGLVDFDMAWNADAWPRRIGAGFAAHRVEFAIYPFDLGRAIRAGLRSGELHEAADAPEAGRGLIRIGPLKIISDGSLGTRTAACSHSYPGDPENFGALNVPTAELAELLTTATGAGLSVAVHAIGDRAVTGALDAFTVSGAVGTIEHAQLVRHSDLARFGRLGVIASVQPQHALDDRDLVGRHWAGQTSIGYPLSALRDAGVEIRFGSDAPVAPLDPWQAIAAAVTRTDDDRDPWHPEERLTREQAIQASVRTALRPGEAADIALCGYDPLSASGADLRGMPVMATMVAGRLTYGG, encoded by the coding sequence GTGACCGGAGCCGCAGACAGCGTGGCCACCCTGTCGGGCGTCCGGGTCTCAGGACCGGGCAAGGAGTTCCTGATCGACGACGAGCCCGTCGACATCTTCATCGAAGACGGCCGGATCAGCGACATCGCCCCCGCCGGAGCGCTGCCGCCACAGGGGCGCATCCTCGACGGCAACGGAGCGTGGGCCGTGCCGGGCCTCTGGGACAACCACGTGCACACGGTGCAGTGGGCTCTGGCCGCCGAACGCGTCGCTCTCGGCGGCGCGGGCTCCGCGTCGGAGGCGGCTGCGATCATGTCCTCCGCGGCGCCCCTCCCGGACGGGCGGAAGGTCGGCAGCGGGTTCCGTGATGCGATGTGGCCCGATCAGCCCTCGCTCGCACTTCTCGACAGCGCCACGGGAGAAGTGCCCACCTATCTCATCAACGCGGATGTGCACAGCACGTGGCTCAACTCGGCGGCGTTGCGGCTCGAGGGCTTCGACAGTCCGGACGGGATGCTCAGAGAGGAGCAAGCCTTCGAGATCTCCCGTCGCCTGAACGCCGTCGACCCGGAACGCGGCGACAGAGCGGTCCGCGACGCGGGGGAGAGGGCCGCCTCTCGAGGCATCACCGGCCTGGTGGACTTCGACATGGCCTGGAACGCCGATGCCTGGCCGCGGCGTATCGGCGCCGGGTTCGCTGCCCATCGTGTCGAGTTCGCCATCTACCCTTTCGACCTCGGACGTGCGATCCGCGCCGGGCTCCGGTCGGGCGAGCTGCACGAGGCGGCGGACGCGCCGGAAGCCGGGCGCGGCCTGATCCGGATCGGGCCGCTGAAGATCATCAGCGACGGCTCGCTGGGCACGCGCACCGCGGCCTGCTCGCATTCGTATCCTGGCGATCCCGAGAACTTCGGGGCGCTCAATGTGCCGACCGCCGAGCTCGCCGAGCTGCTCACGACAGCCACCGGCGCAGGGCTCTCGGTCGCGGTGCATGCGATCGGTGATCGCGCCGTCACCGGGGCGCTGGACGCCTTCACGGTGTCGGGTGCCGTCGGAACCATCGAGCACGCTCAGCTGGTGCGGCACTCCGACCTCGCGCGGTTCGGCAGGCTCGGCGTCATCGCGAGTGTGCAACCGCAGCACGCGCTCGATGACAGGGATCTGGTCGGCCGGCACTGGGCCGGGCAGACGTCGATCGGCTATCCGCTCAGTGCCCTCCGAGACGCCGGTGTGGAGATCCGCTTCGGATCCGACGCTCCCGTGGCTCCCCTCGATCCCTGGCAGGCGATCGCCGCGGCGGTCACCCGCACGGACGATGATCGCGACCCCTGGCACCCCGAAGAGCGACTGACGAGGGAACAGGCGATCCAGGCGAGCGTCCGCACGGCTCTGCGTCCGGGGGAGGCCGCAGACATCGCCCTGTGCGGCTACGACCCGCTCTCCGCATCAGGTGCGGATCTGCGAGGGATGCCGGTCATGGCGACGATGGTCGCCGGGCGGCTGACCTACGGCGGATGA
- a CDS encoding Dps family protein, whose product MSKVQTVSTTASDPTVAAAASQFLSPVVLGLQALTIDGKQAHWHVRGANFVGVHELLDTIVAHAGDFADTAAERIVALGLPIDARISAVAAKGGATSVPAGFTQSDELVRAVISDIDAILVDVKAAIDGLDEVDLTSQDVAIEIMRGLEKDRWFLVSHIAA is encoded by the coding sequence ATGAGCAAGGTACAGACCGTTTCCACCACCGCCAGCGATCCGACCGTGGCCGCTGCAGCGTCTCAGTTCCTCTCCCCCGTCGTGCTCGGTCTCCAGGCGCTGACGATCGACGGCAAGCAGGCGCACTGGCATGTCCGCGGCGCCAACTTCGTCGGAGTTCATGAGCTCCTCGACACCATCGTCGCGCACGCCGGCGACTTCGCCGACACGGCCGCCGAGCGGATCGTCGCCCTCGGTCTCCCGATCGACGCGCGCATCAGCGCCGTCGCCGCCAAGGGCGGTGCGACGTCGGTTCCGGCTGGCTTCACCCAGTCCGATGAGCTCGTGCGCGCCGTCATCTCCGACATCGACGCGATCCTCGTCGACGTGAAGGCAGCGATCGACGGGCTCGACGAGGTCGACCTCACGAGCCAGGACGTCGCGATCGAGATCATGCGCGGGCTCGAGAAGGACCGCTGGTTCCTCGTGTCGCACATCGCAGCCTGA
- a CDS encoding gamma carbonic anhydrase family protein — translation MSIAAGASVLALPGKSPSVAADAFIAEGARIVGDVSLAEGASVWYNAVLRGDSASIAVGRDSNVQDNVSVHVDAAHPVVIGAKVSIGHNAVVHGCTIGDGSLIGMGAVVLSGAVIGAGCLIAGGAVVLGGTEVPDGSLVAGVPAKVRRALSDQERADLIANADVYLAHVRTHAAATPI, via the coding sequence ATGAGCATCGCTGCCGGAGCCTCCGTCCTCGCCCTGCCGGGGAAGTCCCCGTCGGTCGCGGCCGACGCGTTCATCGCCGAAGGCGCACGCATCGTGGGAGACGTGTCGCTGGCCGAGGGCGCGAGTGTCTGGTACAACGCGGTCCTTCGAGGCGACTCTGCCTCCATCGCGGTCGGACGCGACAGCAACGTCCAGGACAATGTCTCGGTCCATGTCGACGCGGCGCATCCGGTCGTCATCGGCGCGAAGGTGTCGATCGGTCACAACGCGGTCGTCCATGGGTGCACGATCGGAGACGGTTCGCTCATCGGCATGGGAGCCGTCGTGCTCAGCGGGGCCGTCATCGGCGCCGGCTGTCTCATCGCCGGTGGAGCCGTCGTGCTCGGAGGCACAGAGGTGCCGGACGGATCACTGGTGGCCGGGGTGCCCGCGAAGGTCCGCCGAGCGCTCAGCGACCAGGAGCGCGCCGACCTGATCGCGAACGCCGACGTCTACCTCGCGCACGTCCGGACCCACGCCGCGGCGACACCGATCTGA
- a CDS encoding endonuclease/exonuclease/phosphatase family protein, translated as MTVVPLIGPVAAPDLHVMSFNIRRAMEGALRRKRDRWSHREPAVAEMIRSERPTVLGLQEVLPRSLKAVTDALGRDHRFIGRGRNRDGTGEGTPILYDASRLELRGWDQHALSTRIDEPGSLSWGALFPRILVSAEFRDRSTGVGFLVVNTHLDHLSRRSRRRSAEIIAALVRARALPTVVMGDLNAGPGSQALRTLVSRADLSDSWDAADDRLTPLWSTLSGYRRPKVGGRRIDWLLVSPDVRVRAAAVNAHVFGGIAPSDHRPVQALLRLTGRTP; from the coding sequence GTGACGGTCGTGCCGCTGATCGGTCCCGTTGCTGCACCGGACCTGCACGTGATGTCGTTCAACATCCGTCGCGCGATGGAAGGCGCCCTGCGTCGGAAGCGTGACCGCTGGAGCCATCGCGAGCCTGCGGTCGCCGAGATGATCCGCTCGGAGCGGCCGACCGTCCTCGGGCTGCAGGAAGTGCTCCCCCGATCGCTGAAGGCCGTCACCGACGCCCTCGGGCGGGACCATCGGTTCATCGGCAGAGGGAGGAACCGCGATGGCACGGGTGAGGGAACACCCATCCTCTACGACGCGTCGCGGCTGGAGCTGCGCGGGTGGGACCAGCACGCTCTCTCGACACGGATCGACGAGCCGGGCAGCCTGTCATGGGGAGCGCTCTTTCCTCGCATCCTCGTCTCCGCGGAGTTCAGGGACAGGTCGACAGGGGTCGGGTTCCTGGTCGTCAACACCCATCTCGATCATCTCTCGCGTCGGTCTCGGCGACGTTCTGCCGAAATCATCGCCGCACTGGTTCGCGCGCGCGCCCTTCCGACGGTCGTGATGGGAGACCTGAATGCGGGCCCCGGCTCCCAGGCCCTGCGCACACTCGTCTCGCGCGCCGATCTGAGCGACTCCTGGGACGCGGCAGACGATCGGCTGACGCCCCTGTGGAGCACCCTCAGCGGATATCGGCGTCCGAAGGTCGGCGGTCGACGCATCGATTGGCTGCTCGTCAGTCCGGATGTGCGAGTCCGTGCCGCTGCAGTGAACGCACACGTCTTCGGCGGGATCGCACCCTCGGATCATCGCCCGGTGCAGGCGCTCCTGCGCCTGACGGGGAGGACACCGTGA
- a CDS encoding glycosyltransferase family 2 protein — MTARTEGHTMETVDGIPSTANQGTRLTTSVVIPVKDDAELLARCLSALHAQDQPADEIIVVDNGSSDSSASVALAWGARVLTCLDPGIPAAASTGYDAALGELILRLDADCEPDAQWITAIVSAFDDDEHLGAITGPARFTDGPAALRTPLSRLYLGAYMTLLSVTLGHLPLFGSNLAFRREAWQAVRSDVHRGDPDIHDDLDLAFHLGENHRIARLPHTTMGMSMRPLTAGQFGRRVHRGVRSVLVHWPRDFPPLRWGRLIVRRRLFSTAGRSAR, encoded by the coding sequence ATGACGGCACGCACCGAGGGGCACACGATGGAGACGGTCGATGGCATTCCGTCGACGGCGAATCAGGGCACACGGCTCACCACGTCAGTGGTCATCCCGGTGAAGGACGATGCCGAGCTGCTGGCGCGCTGCCTGAGCGCTCTGCACGCCCAGGACCAGCCGGCCGACGAGATCATCGTCGTCGACAACGGCTCATCCGACTCGTCGGCCTCCGTCGCCCTCGCCTGGGGTGCGCGCGTGCTGACGTGTCTCGATCCCGGCATTCCCGCTGCAGCGTCGACCGGGTATGACGCGGCTCTCGGCGAACTGATCCTGCGCCTCGACGCGGACTGCGAACCGGATGCTCAGTGGATCACGGCCATCGTCTCGGCCTTCGACGACGACGAGCACCTCGGGGCGATCACTGGGCCCGCGCGCTTCACGGACGGGCCGGCAGCCCTGCGCACGCCACTCTCGCGGCTCTATCTCGGCGCCTATATGACCCTCTTGAGCGTCACTCTCGGACATCTGCCCCTCTTCGGATCCAATCTCGCGTTCCGCAGGGAGGCCTGGCAGGCCGTGCGGTCCGACGTGCACCGAGGAGACCCCGACATCCACGACGACCTCGACCTCGCCTTCCACCTCGGCGAGAACCACCGCATCGCCCGGCTCCCGCACACCACGATGGGGATGTCGATGAGGCCGCTCACCGCAGGACAGTTCGGTCGACGCGTGCACCGAGGCGTCCGTAGCGTGCTCGTGCACTGGCCCCGCGACTTCCCACCCCTGCGTTGGGGACGGCTCATCGTCCGCCGCCGCCTGTTCAGCACCGCGGGACGGAGCGCCCGGTGA
- a CDS encoding DUF7882 family protein, which translates to MGSLYYGGSEPIHIEDRALAHLKVVVATKLRRNESFTLTWKHPDGDTEGRSTVWLHPSIPLRFVFDESETPELSRRWIEDLAHSANSSGGITLVDEVIDPSPDLDAAGTH; encoded by the coding sequence ATGGGTTCTCTCTATTACGGCGGCTCGGAGCCGATCCATATCGAAGATCGGGCGCTCGCGCACCTCAAGGTCGTCGTCGCGACGAAGTTGCGTCGCAACGAGAGCTTCACACTCACGTGGAAGCATCCCGACGGTGACACGGAAGGCCGTTCGACGGTCTGGCTGCATCCGTCGATCCCGCTGCGGTTCGTCTTCGACGAGAGCGAGACGCCCGAGCTCAGCCGCCGATGGATCGAGGATCTCGCTCATTCGGCCAACTCGAGCGGGGGCATCACGCTCGTCGACGAGGTCATCGACCCCTCGCCCGACCTCGACGCCGCGGGCACTCACTGA
- a CDS encoding helix-turn-helix transcriptional regulator: MRFRTSDVSRVESTWKQFVPSAVLHDVDPQRFRFDWHSADLGAVSLVRYDLAAEVRSTAEPQDQVLVCRVDGPDARVYSDRGDLDASLPWISDGPRVRARWDAGARVTALVFERDTLTRLAKRISGDDGVSVRVGDLAPRSAHAGAAWDRMFAYLEMSAADLVDDTDDDDLVRSELARHAAATTLAAFATTSRLQRHRPAQSMPAPATVRRALAFIAENSHRPITVDDVAAAVHISTRGLQYAFRRALDTTPAESLRQARLDGAHRDLRSGSLTTVAAVARRWGFSHPSRFAAAYRESFGVLPSVTAAKHRR; encoded by the coding sequence ATGCGATTCCGTACCAGTGACGTCTCGCGTGTCGAGAGCACCTGGAAGCAGTTCGTCCCGTCCGCCGTACTGCACGACGTCGACCCGCAACGCTTCCGCTTCGACTGGCACTCTGCCGATCTCGGTGCCGTGAGTCTCGTGCGCTACGACCTCGCCGCCGAGGTGCGCTCGACAGCCGAACCACAGGACCAGGTGCTGGTCTGCCGTGTCGATGGGCCCGATGCCCGGGTGTACTCCGATCGAGGAGATCTCGATGCGAGTCTCCCCTGGATCTCCGATGGTCCGAGAGTGCGCGCCCGCTGGGATGCGGGAGCGAGGGTCACGGCACTCGTCTTCGAGCGGGACACCCTGACCCGCCTCGCGAAGAGGATCAGTGGCGACGACGGCGTATCCGTCCGCGTGGGCGATCTCGCTCCGCGCTCCGCGCACGCCGGGGCTGCCTGGGATCGCATGTTCGCGTATCTCGAGATGAGCGCCGCGGATCTCGTCGACGATACGGACGATGACGATCTCGTGCGCAGCGAACTGGCTCGCCATGCCGCGGCGACGACGCTCGCGGCCTTCGCGACGACGAGTCGCCTGCAACGGCATCGGCCGGCGCAGAGCATGCCGGCGCCGGCGACGGTGCGTCGCGCCCTCGCCTTCATCGCCGAGAATTCGCACCGGCCGATCACGGTCGACGACGTCGCCGCTGCTGTCCACATCTCGACGCGAGGCCTTCAATACGCCTTTCGGCGCGCGCTCGACACGACGCCGGCGGAGTCGCTGAGGCAGGCGCGCCTCGATGGAGCGCACCGCGATCTGCGTTCGGGCTCACTGACGACGGTCGCCGCGGTGGCCCGACGGTGGGGTTTCTCGCATCCGTCTCGCTTCGCCGCGGCGTATCGCGAGAGCTTCGGCGTGCTTCCTTCTGTGACGGCGGCGAAGCACCGTCGATGA
- a CDS encoding exonuclease domain-containing protein, producing the protein MPPAPSLPHWITRVGVFNLETTGVDVEHDRIVSAHVGLLDAGGREIAARDWLADPGVPIPDGATAVHGISTEHARRHGRQGAEVVREVTAALRSLLSQGVPIVAYNAAYDFSLLAHEAHRHGIPPLEDPSPIIDPLVIDKAYDRYRPGKRTLEVVAALYAVRLEDAHEAAADAVAAGRVAQALARQFVLPDTLEELHTRQIGWARSQAASLTEYFIRMGRIEPDERLDGTWPVRARRTVQEVPRDAIPYQ; encoded by the coding sequence ATGCCCCCGGCACCCTCGCTCCCGCACTGGATCACTCGCGTAGGCGTGTTCAACCTCGAGACGACCGGTGTGGACGTGGAGCACGACCGCATCGTCAGCGCACACGTCGGGCTCCTCGACGCCGGCGGCCGCGAGATCGCCGCACGGGACTGGCTCGCGGATCCCGGCGTGCCGATTCCGGACGGCGCCACCGCCGTGCACGGGATCTCGACCGAGCACGCGCGCCGCCACGGACGGCAGGGCGCCGAGGTGGTCCGAGAGGTCACGGCGGCCCTGCGATCCCTGCTCTCTCAAGGTGTGCCGATCGTGGCCTACAACGCCGCATACGATTTCTCCCTCCTGGCGCACGAGGCGCACCGCCACGGCATCCCGCCACTGGAAGACCCTTCACCGATCATCGACCCGCTCGTGATCGACAAGGCCTATGACCGCTATCGTCCGGGCAAGCGCACGCTCGAGGTGGTCGCAGCCCTCTATGCGGTGCGCCTCGAGGACGCCCACGAAGCGGCGGCGGATGCCGTGGCCGCAGGCCGGGTCGCGCAGGCTCTGGCCCGCCAGTTCGTGCTTCCGGATACTCTGGAAGAGCTGCACACACGCCAGATCGGGTGGGCCCGCTCTCAGGCGGCGAGCCTCACGGAGTACTTCATCCGGATGGGCCGCATCGAACCTGATGAGCGCCTCGACGGAACCTGGCCGGTCCGTGCACGTCGAACCGTTCAGGAGGTGCCCCGCGATGCGATTCCGTACCAGTGA